The Sporosarcina luteola genome contains a region encoding:
- a CDS encoding ATP-dependent Lon protease produces MKLLLSILLAGLLGILAFLGPIGFYILCAIIVGVIFRSFILISEVHKQVVPPNSNDKVKDAYERYIKERDEKETEN; encoded by the coding sequence GTGAAGTTATTGTTATCCATTCTATTAGCTGGGCTTTTAGGTATCTTGGCATTCCTCGGTCCTATTGGATTTTATATCTTATGTGCAATTATTGTTGGAGTCATCTTTAGGTCATTTATTTTAATTAGTGAAGTCCATAAACAAGTAGTCCCACCTAATAGTAATGACAAGGTGAAAGATGCGTACGAAAGATATATCAAAGAGAGAGACGAAAAAGAAACGGAAAACTAA
- a CDS encoding IS3 family transposase (programmed frameshift) has translation MTKYTLDYKLAAVKRYLEGGESYISIERSIGTSVSVVMNWVKQYQVHGIESLMKKNYTNYTLQFKLDVLNYMSDNGTSPNETAVIFNISSPSTIRAWRILFEKGGVDALTSKNKGRPSMKKESQKKRNNESSKDDTVEALQAEVEQLRMENEYFKKVECLSSKQGKITKQDKAKVIYELRLTFPVKALIKLAGIPRSTYYYWIDQFNRPDKDAELKVMIQSIYHEHKGRYGYRRIKDELENKGYKVNHKKVQRIMKELGLKCVVRMKKYRSYKGQVGKIAPNVLDRDFNAEKPNQKWVTDITEFKLFGEKLYLSPILDLFNGEIITYTLGSRPTYSLVSDMLEKSFERLKDEDELILHSDQGWHYQMKQYRHALKEHGIIQSMSRKGNCYDNAVIENFFGIMKSEFLYLNEFESVDHFKKELEEYMNYYNNKRIKSKLKGKSPVQYRTLAQRAA, from the exons ATGACGAAGTATACGCTTGATTATAAATTAGCGGCTGTTAAACGGTATTTAGAAGGCGGAGAAAGTTATATATCAATCGAAAGGTCAATTGGAACATCTGTAAGCGTAGTGATGAACTGGGTAAAGCAATATCAAGTTCATGGCATAGAAAGTTTAATGAAGAAAAACTACACAAATTACACCTTACAGTTTAAACTGGATGTACTAAATTACATGAGTGATAATGGGACGTCACCAAATGAAACGGCTGTAATTTTCAACATCTCCTCTCCATCAACGATAAGAGCTTGGAGGATCCTTTTTGAAAAAGGTGGAGTAGACGCCCTCACTTCTAAGAATAAGGGGCGTCCATCCATGAAAAAAGAATCCCAAAAGAAACGAAATAACGAGTCTTCAAAAGATGATACTGTCGAAGCTTTACAGGCCGAAGTGGAACAATTACGAATGGAGAATGAGTATT TTAAAAAAGTTGAATGCCTTAGTTCAAAGCAAGGGAAAATCACCAAACAAGATAAAGCGAAAGTAATCTATGAACTAAGGCTGACATTCCCGGTTAAAGCACTTATAAAGTTGGCTGGTATACCCCGTAGCACCTACTATTACTGGATTGATCAATTTAATCGTCCAGACAAGGATGCGGAGTTAAAGGTAATGATTCAGTCAATATATCATGAACACAAAGGCCGTTACGGCTATCGTCGTATCAAGGACGAGTTAGAAAACAAAGGATATAAAGTGAATCATAAAAAAGTGCAGCGAATAATGAAGGAATTAGGCTTGAAATGTGTTGTCCGTATGAAGAAATATCGTTCGTATAAAGGGCAGGTTGGGAAGATAGCGCCAAATGTGTTAGATCGTGATTTCAATGCCGAAAAGCCAAATCAAAAATGGGTAACAGATATTACAGAGTTCAAGTTATTCGGAGAGAAGCTCTATCTATCTCCTATTCTTGATTTATTTAATGGTGAAATCATCACATACACTCTAGGTTCCAGGCCAACTTACTCACTAGTATCAGATATGTTAGAGAAGTCTTTTGAGCGATTGAAGGATGAGGATGAACTTATTCTTCATTCAGACCAGGGATGGCATTACCAAATGAAACAGTATCGCCATGCCTTAAAAGAACACGGCATAATACAGAGTATGTCCCGTAAGGGAAACTGTTATGACAACGCTGTGATTGAGAACTTCTTTGGGATCATGAAGTCTGAATTTCTATATTTAAATGAATTTGAAAGTGTTGATCATTTTAAAAAAGAACTTGAAGAATATATGAATTACTATAATAACAAACGTATCAAGTCAAAATTAAAAGGCAAGAGTCCTGTACAATACCGGACTCTTGCCCAACGCGCAGCTTAA
- a CDS encoding tyrosine-type recombinase/integrase, protein MERSGNVVYARDFENRKRHAEQEQKIFEIENHIPDGYQSDIRMYQKYCEETHQGETPQSFLDYLFISVTEEAVKKNTWEKRVVALRKYFTIEHGIQFDETVQSKIAITRKLYREEGRERLVRETGKTPVDIEELLHVIDRLDTRAKAICLVNLDTANRPNEMVNLQVQDFYLDGRYVSVHLRKQEKWHNKRLQPSTVEAIQAYINEYGLQPYDHFVGSRRKDGKFEGVKISETAYRKQLRKWTGYTPYNFRKTLVAFMHSSGADLSTIAKQTGHQSLETLDKHYLTVSDTTVDKFMRYKK, encoded by the coding sequence ATGGAACGAAGTGGGAATGTTGTGTATGCGAGAGACTTTGAAAATCGAAAACGTCATGCAGAGCAGGAACAAAAAATTTTTGAAATTGAAAATCATATCCCGGATGGATACCAAAGTGACATTCGTATGTACCAGAAATATTGTGAAGAAACACATCAGGGAGAAACTCCTCAATCCTTTCTCGACTACTTGTTCATTTCTGTCACCGAGGAAGCTGTGAAGAAGAATACGTGGGAAAAACGGGTTGTTGCCTTACGGAAATACTTCACCATTGAGCATGGCATCCAGTTTGATGAAACCGTTCAATCTAAAATCGCCATCACTCGGAAATTGTACCGGGAGGAAGGGCGTGAACGTCTGGTGCGGGAAACCGGGAAGACTCCGGTCGATATTGAAGAATTGCTTCACGTCATTGACCGACTCGACACAAGGGCAAAGGCGATCTGCCTGGTCAACCTTGACACGGCGAACAGACCAAATGAAATGGTGAATCTTCAAGTTCAGGATTTTTATTTGGATGGACGATATGTGAGTGTTCACCTGCGAAAACAAGAAAAGTGGCATAACAAGCGTTTGCAGCCGAGTACAGTTGAGGCAATCCAGGCATATATTAACGAATACGGATTGCAGCCTTACGATCATTTCGTGGGGAGCCGGAGAAAAGACGGGAAATTTGAAGGTGTGAAAATCTCCGAAACTGCCTACCGCAAGCAGTTGAGGAAATGGACGGGTTACACACCTTATAATTTCAGAAAAACGTTGGTCGCCTTCATGCACTCGTCAGGGGCTGACTTGTCTACAATTGCTAAACAGACTGGGCATCAATCGCTTGAAACATTGGACAAGCATTATCTAACAGTATCAGACACGACAGTGGACAAATTCATGCGTTATAAAAAGTAA
- a CDS encoding DUF2187 family protein, which yields MCKGGTVVEFERRDKQLKGIVVSIQENSVMVEVDIKTQKHLDGL from the coding sequence GTGTGTAAAGGAGGGACTGTCGTTGAATTTGAACGCCGAGACAAACAATTAAAAGGGATTGTGGTGTCGATTCAAGAGAACTCCGTTATGGTGGAAGTTGATATAAAGACACAAAAACATTTAGACGGACTTTAA
- a CDS encoding lysozyme inhibitor LprI family protein: MKDFIDYYEVLGVSPRASTELIKKAYRIAAKQSHPDTGGSESDFIILQTAYETLIDDTLRGRYDEIYKVAHSKEDREDINREQQDSGKQYQSDKSGTKSAADMHAESEPHAKIRKPIWKYVASGFVLLTIIAKIYSNVSDPDANDQMPTYNYELWNYHQVIDDEKSKTNKDENTFLIENSKDINQTGNTKEKALNNLSEEYSHGPYSFYVSDFYRIEQEQALGAKVWEIGSDIEILEFAKQEFQVWDDKLNEIYQILREQLPQNVFNSLRESQRQWIVTRDKIAEEAAFDFKGGSWEHAVYDTSRAEETRKRCYWLVTNYLVDE, translated from the coding sequence ATGAAGGACTTTATCGATTACTATGAAGTTTTGGGCGTTTCCCCGCGTGCTAGCACAGAGTTGATAAAAAAAGCATATAGAATTGCCGCAAAGCAATCACACCCCGATACAGGTGGCTCTGAGTCCGATTTTATTATTTTGCAAACAGCTTATGAAACGCTTATAGATGATACCTTGAGAGGTAGGTATGATGAAATTTATAAGGTAGCTCATTCAAAAGAAGATAGGGAAGACATTAATCGCGAACAACAAGATTCTGGCAAGCAATATCAATCAGATAAATCTGGAACCAAATCAGCAGCAGATATGCATGCCGAATCTGAACCTCATGCTAAAATCAGAAAACCTATTTGGAAGTACGTTGCCAGTGGTTTTGTTTTACTGACTATTATCGCTAAAATTTACAGCAATGTGTCGGACCCGGACGCTAATGATCAGATGCCTACTTACAATTATGAGTTATGGAATTACCACCAAGTTATAGATGATGAAAAGTCAAAGACAAACAAAGATGAAAATACCTTTCTTATAGAGAATAGCAAGGACATTAATCAAACAGGGAATACTAAAGAAAAAGCACTGAACAATTTGAGTGAAGAATACTCCCATGGACCGTATTCTTTTTATGTGTCAGATTTCTACCGAATTGAACAGGAACAGGCGTTAGGGGCAAAAGTATGGGAAATCGGTTCAGACATTGAGATTTTGGAATTTGCAAAACAGGAGTTTCAAGTCTGGGATGACAAATTAAACGAGATTTATCAGATCCTGCGTGAACAGTTACCGCAAAATGTTTTTAACTCCTTACGTGAATCGCAGCGTCAGTGGATTGTGACACGTGATAAAATCGCAGAAGAAGCTGCTTTTGATTTTAAAGGAGGAAGCTGGGAGCATGCTGTTTATGATACATCACGTGCTGAAGAAACACGTAAACGTTGTTATTGGCTTGTTACAAACTACTTGGTTGATGAATAA
- a CDS encoding YfjI family protein, translated as MNYSNIIELSNQSFEKIKEWEVPIDFNNRNLPKIETEVFPYWIKNFIHGVAEESQTPPDASAMASIAVLSTVLSDKFIVSPRKGWTETLNTYTVVALGPANRKSAVFNRFTSPITEFERIEAERTKSIIAEKNVKRKLKESRLAFLEAEYSKKGEPEILEEATKISEELSEEGDLIRPRFITADATPEKLAELMQEHGERIAILSSEGAEAFEMMSGRYGKQNLDIYLKAFSADYTAIDRMLRESVVLQKPRLTIGLFVQSSVIENLPKNFSNRGLTQRFLYALPTSTLGYRSENPKEVEDHVENLYYSNVQKLLEYHMIQDGQEKKESHHNPLNSLKKLTFDKKAFEYMLHLEKEREAMLRNQDIHESFQGWIGKLTGQIIRIAALFHIADNISNGIEEVPLTIDVETLYRANILRDYFISHAEQAFGIMGADKNEEDTKYILRRILDCSKGEGSIAFRELQQLVKRKFKNTQELRNILNILEEMHYIRNELAGSKNIISINPVLLKSQR; from the coding sequence ATGAACTACAGCAACATTATAGAATTGTCCAACCAAAGCTTTGAAAAAATAAAAGAATGGGAAGTACCCATCGATTTTAACAATCGAAATTTGCCAAAAATCGAAACAGAGGTTTTCCCCTATTGGATTAAAAACTTTATCCATGGAGTGGCAGAAGAATCGCAAACCCCTCCTGATGCATCCGCAATGGCAAGTATAGCAGTATTATCAACAGTTTTGTCTGATAAGTTTATTGTTTCTCCACGAAAAGGATGGACCGAAACATTAAACACTTATACTGTCGTTGCATTAGGTCCAGCAAATAGGAAAAGTGCTGTATTTAATAGGTTTACTTCACCGATTACCGAATTCGAAAGAATTGAAGCCGAACGAACGAAATCAATTATTGCCGAGAAGAATGTAAAACGAAAATTGAAGGAGAGCCGCTTAGCTTTTCTGGAAGCAGAGTATTCAAAAAAAGGGGAACCGGAGATATTAGAAGAAGCAACCAAAATATCAGAAGAGCTATCAGAGGAAGGAGATTTAATTAGGCCACGTTTTATTACAGCAGACGCAACACCCGAAAAACTAGCGGAATTAATGCAAGAGCATGGTGAAAGAATAGCTATATTGTCATCAGAGGGTGCTGAGGCATTTGAAATGATGAGCGGAAGATATGGTAAACAAAATTTGGATATATACTTAAAAGCTTTTTCGGCTGATTACACTGCCATAGACAGAATGTTACGAGAATCTGTCGTATTACAAAAACCACGATTAACAATAGGATTATTCGTACAATCGTCAGTTATAGAAAATTTGCCGAAAAACTTTAGCAACAGGGGCTTAACGCAAAGGTTTCTATACGCACTACCTACATCTACATTGGGATATAGATCGGAAAATCCAAAGGAAGTAGAAGATCATGTCGAGAATTTATACTACTCCAATGTTCAGAAATTATTGGAGTACCATATGATTCAGGATGGCCAAGAAAAAAAAGAAAGTCACCATAATCCACTCAACTCGCTAAAAAAATTGACATTTGATAAAAAGGCATTTGAATATATGCTGCATTTGGAGAAAGAAAGAGAGGCCATGCTAAGAAATCAGGATATCCATGAAAGTTTCCAAGGATGGATCGGAAAGTTAACTGGCCAAATAATACGTATTGCTGCATTATTTCACATCGCGGATAATATTTCGAATGGAATTGAAGAGGTACCATTAACAATCGATGTAGAAACCTTATATAGGGCGAATATTTTAAGGGATTATTTTATCTCGCATGCTGAACAGGCATTCGGAATAATGGGGGCCGACAAAAACGAAGAAGATACCAAATATATATTAAGACGAATTTTAGATTGCTCTAAAGGAGAAGGATCTATCGCCTTTAGGGAATTGCAACAGTTAGTAAAAAGAAAGTTCAAAAATACACAAGAGCTAAGGAATATACTAAATATCCTTGAAGAAATGCATTACATCAGAAATGAGTTAGCTGGGAGCAAGAACATTATCAGTATCAATCCTGTTTTACTTAAAAGCCAAAGATGA
- a CDS encoding YolD-like family protein translates to MKVNGEIKDRGRIKWTALMLPEHLTELRDWYAEDAHTEQPELTEWNLAAIQDEIEIAYKRKCETLIKTWRDNRIVEYQGIVETIDLYNKSILLADSIGDFRLSIEHIISAQCID, encoded by the coding sequence ATGAAGGTAAATGGAGAAATAAAAGACCGTGGCCGAATTAAATGGACAGCATTGATGTTGCCGGAGCATTTGACAGAATTGAGGGACTGGTACGCCGAAGATGCACATACCGAACAGCCGGAACTGACAGAGTGGAATCTAGCAGCAATCCAAGATGAAATCGAAATAGCATATAAACGAAAATGCGAAACGTTGATAAAGACTTGGCGAGACAACCGAATTGTTGAATACCAGGGTATTGTTGAAACAATCGACCTATATAATAAATCTATCTTGCTGGCTGACTCTATTGGTGATTTCAGACTCTCAATCGAACATATCATTTCAGCGCAATGCATCGACTGA
- a CDS encoding abortive infection family protein, with protein sequence MAELNCIEKMRLEKLLEMGSGYVLNFSDRTFSDFVWETVGKDIYEQQYAFNGNSKAKRLRAFWEIESNYTVSILLKALIEYWREIQREDITIEDATWTLRDDCWKIAVNLGEDGVSEHVDHLVAVAAEEMDFTLLAKTIRDSIEKNEPGIALDRLHTYVVKYLRKLCQKHGIATGKDKPLHSIFGEYIKLIDEQGHIETEMTRRILKTSISLLDAFNPVRNDKTFAHDNPLLNYDESMLIFKNISALILFVESIEKEMNEQSKYDLPF encoded by the coding sequence GTGGCAGAATTAAATTGTATTGAAAAAATGAGGTTGGAAAAATTACTTGAAATGGGATCAGGATATGTCCTTAACTTTTCCGATAGAACGTTCAGTGACTTTGTATGGGAAACGGTTGGAAAGGATATATATGAGCAACAATACGCCTTTAATGGGAATTCTAAGGCAAAACGCTTACGTGCTTTCTGGGAAATTGAATCAAATTATACTGTGTCAATTTTATTGAAAGCCCTGATTGAATATTGGAGAGAAATACAAAGAGAAGACATAACTATTGAAGATGCCACTTGGACACTAAGAGATGATTGTTGGAAAATAGCAGTGAATTTAGGTGAAGATGGAGTTTCCGAACATGTTGACCATTTAGTTGCAGTCGCCGCTGAAGAAATGGATTTTACCTTACTAGCAAAAACGATTCGTGACAGCATCGAGAAAAATGAACCAGGGATAGCGTTGGACCGTCTACATACATACGTTGTCAAATATTTGCGGAAGCTTTGTCAAAAGCACGGAATCGCCACAGGAAAAGATAAACCGCTTCATAGTATATTCGGGGAATATATCAAGCTTATTGATGAGCAAGGTCATATCGAAACAGAGATGACGCGGAGGATATTAAAAACGTCCATTTCACTTTTGGATGCTTTTAATCCTGTCAGGAACGATAAAACATTTGCCCATGACAATCCATTGCTGAACTATGACGAGAGCATGCTGATTTTTAAAAACATCTCTGCCCTCATTTTGTTTGTGGAATCGATTGAAAAAGAAATGAATGAACAATCTAAATATGATTTGCCGTTTTAA